A single window of uncultured Pseudodesulfovibrio sp. DNA harbors:
- a CDS encoding formamidase, whose product MGSIGSMNRPTEGMLMGLVQYPVPIVNSRRDIEANIDRICEATVNTKAGYPGMDLIVWPEYSSQGLNTKKWVSDEFLLDVEGPLFQRYAQTCKENDIWGLFSLMERNPNKDQMPYNTAVIFNNKGELALKYRKLNPWVPIEPWMPGDLGQPVCDGPGGSKLSVCICHDGMFPEQAREAAYNGCNVYIRISGYSTQVNDQWMLTNRSNAWQNLMYTASVNLAGYDGVFYYFGEGQVCNFDGTTIQQGHRNPWEIVTAEVFPKMADQARKDWGLENNIYNVGTRGYVAVPGGVKECPYTWIKDFAKGEYKLPWEDDIKIKDGSIYGYPTTGGRFGL is encoded by the coding sequence ATGGGAAGCATCGGCAGCATGAATCGTCCGACTGAAGGTATGCTCATGGGTTTGGTCCAATACCCTGTACCCATTGTTAACTCGCGCCGCGACATCGAAGCAAACATCGACAGAATCTGTGAAGCCACAGTGAATACCAAAGCTGGTTATCCTGGCATGGATCTGATCGTATGGCCTGAATACAGCTCACAAGGCCTGAACACAAAGAAATGGGTCAGTGATGAATTCCTGCTTGATGTCGAAGGGCCTTTGTTCCAGCGTTACGCTCAGACTTGTAAGGAAAACGATATCTGGGGCCTGTTCTCTCTCATGGAGCGCAATCCCAACAAAGATCAGATGCCTTACAACACGGCTGTCATCTTCAACAACAAGGGCGAACTTGCCCTGAAATATCGCAAACTAAATCCTTGGGTTCCCATTGAGCCTTGGATGCCCGGCGATCTCGGCCAGCCCGTATGCGATGGTCCCGGCGGCAGTAAGCTTTCCGTCTGCATCTGCCATGACGGTATGTTCCCCGAGCAAGCTCGCGAAGCTGCATACAATGGTTGCAACGTTTACATCCGCATCTCAGGTTACAGCACTCAGGTCAACGACCAGTGGATGCTGACCAACCGTTCCAACGCGTGGCAGAATCTGATGTACACCGCATCCGTTAACCTTGCCGGTTATGATGGTGTCTTCTACTACTTTGGCGAAGGTCAGGTTTGCAACTTCGACGGCACTACCATCCAGCAGGGTCATCGTAATCCTTGGGAAATCGTCACTGCTGAGGTTTTCCCGAAGATGGCAGATCAAGCCCGCAAAGACTGGGGCCTGGAAAACAACATTTACAACGTCGGTACCCGCGGTTACGTGGCCGTTCCCGGTGGAGTAAAGGAATGCCCTTACACATGGATCAAGGATTTCGCCAAGGGTGAATACAAATTGCCTTGGGAAGACGACATCAAAATCAAAGACGGTTCCATTTATGGATACCCGACAACCGGTGGACGCTTCGGCCTCTAG
- a CDS encoding non-canonical purine NTP pyrophosphatase: MGFTIYFGTSSNVKLDQYTVIGSDYGIKVEQGVVVSSAMLEPQLDSSLPDGLSTIVTHPLKLSSRFVARKSQIPYMVEDTMMVVDYFSNNNSQGQLGLPGPDTKNWWLNLGAEGLLHLLSGETRRSAKFYCQIGIYCGPGIYITDEFVVNGEISKCVRFSSAAIDDFPRSNPHYFHSIFIPEGSDMTLGEMPSAIFEKYDYRRKCFKSVISKMKSTIAPNSYQLKLF, translated from the coding sequence ATGGGATTTACAATTTATTTTGGGACTTCAAGTAACGTAAAGCTAGATCAGTATACTGTGATTGGTTCTGATTATGGCATAAAAGTTGAACAAGGCGTTGTAGTATCAAGTGCTATGTTAGAACCACAATTGGACTCTTCATTGCCAGATGGTCTTTCTACAATAGTCACACATCCCCTAAAGCTATCTTCACGCTTTGTTGCTAGGAAAAGTCAAATTCCATATATGGTTGAAGACACAATGATGGTTGTGGACTATTTTTCAAATAACAACTCTCAGGGGCAACTTGGATTACCTGGGCCTGACACCAAAAATTGGTGGCTCAACTTAGGAGCAGAAGGACTCTTACATTTGCTATCAGGTGAGACTAGACGTTCAGCAAAATTCTATTGTCAAATAGGCATTTATTGCGGTCCAGGCATATACATAACAGATGAATTTGTAGTGAATGGCGAAATTTCAAAATGTGTGCGATTTTCTAGTGCGGCAATAGACGACTTTCCTAGATCAAACCCGCACTACTTCCACTCTATTTTTATACCTGAAGGATCGGATATGACTCTAGGAGAAATGCCATCAGCTATCTTTGAAAAATATGATTATCGTAGAAAGTGTTTTAAAAGTGTGATTTCTAAAATGAAATCAACTATAGCCCCCAACTCCTACCAGCTCAAATTGTTTTAA